A window of the Buchnera aphidicola (Periphyllus koelreuteriae) genome harbors these coding sequences:
- the mnmE gene encoding tRNA uridine-5-carboxymethylaminomethyl(34) synthesis GTPase MnmE, translating into MSDTIVAQATPSGTGGVYIIRISGKKSSLVSKHILRKFLKPRYATYTKFFDFDKSVIDQGIAIWFPSPKSFTGEDILELQGHGNNFISNLLIKKILKIKGIRIAEPGEFSKRAFLNKKLDLIQAESISDLISSTSEISIKNSLKSLNGDFSDYINKIIDKITYLRSIIELELNFLDENKDINIDKNILHKIKNIIKYLKYILFISKNSSILNNGIKIVISGFPNSGKSSLFNLLSRKQSSIVTNIKGTTRDLIHNQIIFNKKLIELTDTAGIRKTKDKIEKIGIKLAKNEINNSNILLFMIDISKNKDYQLKKFFDFIKNISLNINIILIFNKIDLINSYSNINFLKNIKVIFISIKKNIGIKNLYNCLKIELKKFENVYQENIFLVRQRHIEEIKSALKELYNGKKDWEINKNYEILAYYLQNSQNNLNKITGEVNSEDILNKIFSNFCIGK; encoded by the coding sequence ATATTTTAAGAAAATTTTTAAAACCAAGATATGCTACATATACAAAATTTTTTGATTTTGATAAAAGTGTTATTGATCAAGGAATTGCAATTTGGTTTCCATCTCCAAAGTCTTTTACTGGAGAGGATATTTTAGAATTACAAGGTCATGGAAATAATTTTATATCAAATTTATTAATTAAAAAAATTTTAAAAATAAAAGGTATTAGAATTGCTGAACCAGGAGAATTTTCTAAACGAGCTTTTTTAAATAAAAAGTTAGATTTAATTCAAGCAGAATCTATTTCAGATTTGATTAGTTCTACTTCTGAGATATCAATTAAAAATTCTTTAAAATCTCTTAATGGTGATTTTTCAGATTATATAAATAAAATTATAGATAAAATAACTTATTTAAGATCTATTATTGAGTTAGAATTAAATTTTTTAGATGAAAATAAAGATATTAATATAGATAAAAATATTTTACATAAAATAAAAAATATAATTAAATATTTAAAATATATTTTATTTATTTCTAAAAATAGTTCAATTTTAAATAATGGAATTAAAATTGTTATTTCAGGATTTCCAAATTCTGGAAAATCTAGTTTATTTAATTTGTTATCAAGAAAACAATCTTCTATTGTTACAAATATTAAGGGTACGACTCGTGATTTAATACATAATCAAATTATATTTAATAAAAAATTAATAGAATTAACAGATACAGCTGGAATTAGAAAAACAAAAGATAAAATAGAAAAAATTGGTATTAAATTAGCAAAAAATGAAATTAATAATTCAAATATACTTTTATTTATGATTGATATTAGTAAAAATAAAGATTATCAATTGAAAAAATTTTTTGATTTTATAAAAAATATTTCTTTAAATATTAATATAATATTAATTTTTAATAAAATTGATTTAATAAATTCATATTCTAATATTAATTTTTTAAAAAATATAAAAGTAATTTTTATTTCTATAAAAAAAAATATTGGAATAAAAAATTTATATAATTGTTTAAAAATAGAATTAAAAAAATTTGAGAATGTATATCAAGAAAATATTTTTTTAGTTAGACAAAGACATATTGAAGAAATTAAATCTGCTTTAAAAGAATTATATAATGGTAAAAAAGATTGGGAAATAAATAAAAATTATGAAATTTTAGCTTATTATTTACAAAATTCACAAAACAATTTAAATAAAATTACTGGAGAAGTTAATTCAGAAGATATTTTAAATAAAATATTTTCAAATTTTTGTATTGGAAAATAA
- a CDS encoding co-chaperone GroES, translating into MKIRPLHDRIIVKRLEVESKSAGGIVLTGSAASKSTRGKVLAVGNGKILDNGKIKKLDVKVNDIVIFNEGYGAKTEKINNKEVLILTESDVLAIIEE; encoded by the coding sequence ATGAAAATACGTCCTTTACATGATCGTATTATTGTTAAACGTTTAGAAGTAGAATCTAAATCTGCTGGAGGAATTGTTTTAACAGGATCTGCAGCAAGTAAATCTACTAGAGGTAAAGTATTAGCTGTTGGTAATGGAAAAATTTTAGATAATGGAAAGATAAAAAAATTAGATGTAAAAGTAAACGATATTGTAATATTCAATGAAGGTTATGGAGCTAAAACAGAAAAAATTAATAATAAAGAAGTTTTAATTTTGACTGAAAGTGATGTTTTAGCAATTATTGAAGAATAA
- the groL gene encoding chaperonin GroEL (60 kDa chaperone family; promotes refolding of misfolded polypeptides especially under stressful conditions; forms two stacked rings of heptamers to form a barrel-shaped 14mer; ends can be capped by GroES; misfolded proteins enter the barrel where they are refolded when GroES binds) produces the protein MAAKDVKFGNEARTKMLRGVNILADAVKVTLGPKGRNVVLDKSFGAPSITKDGVSVAREIELEDKFENMGAQMVKEVASKANDVAGDGTTTATLLAQSIVNEGLKAVAAGMNPMDLKRGIDKAVIQAVKELKKLSVPCSNSKAITQVGTISANADETVGSLISEAMDKVGNDGVITVEEGTGLEDELDVVKGMQFDRGYLSPYFINKPETGIVELDNPYIFMVDKKISNIRELLPILEAVAKSGKPLLIISEDLEGEALATLVVNSMRGIVKIAAVKAPGFGDRRKSMLQDISILTSGTVISEELAMDLEKSTLEDLGQAKRVVITKDSTTIIGGSGKKSDIQKRILNIRQQITESTSDYDKEKLNERLAKLSGGVAVLKVGAATEVEMKEKKARVEDALHATRAAVEEGVVAGGGVALVRVAEKISNMIGQNEDQNVGIRVALRSMEAPLRQIVENSGEEPSVVTNNVKDGKGNYGYNAATDKYGDMISFGILDPTKVTRSALQYAASVAGLMITTECMVTDSPKEDKSSDIPSPSANGMGGMGGMM, from the coding sequence ATGGCAGCTAAAGATGTAAAATTTGGAAATGAAGCAAGAACAAAAATGCTTCGAGGTGTAAATATATTAGCAGATGCAGTAAAAGTTACTTTAGGACCAAAAGGAAGAAATGTAGTATTAGATAAATCTTTTGGAGCTCCTAGTATTACAAAAGATGGTGTATCTGTAGCAAGGGAAATAGAATTGGAAGACAAGTTTGAGAATATGGGTGCTCAAATGGTAAAAGAAGTAGCTTCAAAAGCCAATGATGTTGCTGGAGATGGAACTACAACTGCAACTTTATTAGCTCAATCTATTGTAAATGAAGGTTTAAAAGCAGTTGCTGCTGGAATGAATCCAATGGATTTAAAAAGAGGAATTGATAAAGCTGTTATTCAAGCTGTAAAAGAATTAAAAAAATTATCTGTTCCATGTTCTAATTCTAAAGCAATTACTCAAGTTGGAACTATTTCTGCAAATGCAGATGAAACTGTTGGTTCTTTAATTTCTGAAGCAATGGATAAAGTTGGTAATGATGGTGTAATTACTGTAGAAGAAGGAACTGGTTTAGAAGATGAATTAGATGTTGTAAAAGGAATGCAATTTGATAGAGGATATTTATCTCCATATTTTATAAATAAACCAGAAACTGGAATTGTTGAGTTAGATAATCCTTATATATTTATGGTAGATAAAAAAATTTCTAACATTAGAGAATTGTTACCTATTTTAGAAGCAGTAGCAAAATCTGGAAAACCATTATTAATTATTTCAGAAGATTTAGAAGGTGAAGCTTTAGCAACATTAGTTGTGAATTCTATGAGAGGAATTGTTAAAATTGCTGCAGTAAAAGCTCCTGGATTTGGAGATCGTAGAAAATCTATGCTTCAAGATATTTCTATTTTAACATCCGGAACAGTTATTTCTGAAGAATTAGCAATGGATTTAGAAAAATCTACTTTAGAAGATTTAGGTCAAGCAAAAAGAGTAGTAATAACAAAAGATTCTACAACAATTATTGGTGGATCAGGTAAAAAATCTGATATTCAAAAAAGAATTTTAAATATTCGTCAACAAATTACTGAATCTACATCAGATTATGATAAAGAAAAATTAAATGAAAGATTAGCAAAATTATCTGGTGGAGTAGCTGTATTAAAAGTGGGAGCAGCAACTGAAGTAGAAATGAAAGAAAAAAAAGCTAGAGTAGAAGATGCTTTACATGCTACTAGAGCTGCAGTAGAAGAAGGTGTAGTTGCTGGAGGTGGAGTAGCTTTAGTTCGTGTTGCTGAAAAAATTTCTAATATGATTGGTCAAAATGAAGATCAAAATGTAGGAATTAGAGTAGCATTAAGATCTATGGAAGCTCCATTACGTCAGATTGTAGAGAATTCCGGTGAAGAACCTTCTGTTGTAACAAATAATGTAAAAGATGGAAAAGGAAATTATGGATATAATGCTGCAACTGATAAATATGGTGATATGATTAGTTTTGGAATTTTAGATCCAACTAAAGTAACAAGATCTGCTCTTCAATATGCCGCTTCTGTTGCTGGTTTAATGATTACTACAGAATGTATGGTTACAGATTCTCCAAAAGAAGATAAATCATCAGATATTCCTTCTCCATCTGCTAATGGAATGGGTGGAATGGGTGGAATGATGTAA
- the efp gene encoding elongation factor P: protein MTKEYSIHSFRPGLKVMIFNQPCLIQSSKFVKPGKGQAFSRVVFKNLLSGKIIKTTFKSTDILKIANIYDTKVLYLYNDSFFWYFIDIKNFKEIIVSKEIIGLKRFWLVPQLKCSLTLWKKMVISISLNNFVNLKVIKTISNLKKNSMNNSMKSAILDTGISVKVPYFININDIIKIDTRNGKYVSRI, encoded by the coding sequence ATGACAAAAGAATATTCAATACATTCATTTAGACCTGGTTTAAAAGTTATGATTTTTAATCAACCATGTTTAATTCAAAGTAGTAAATTTGTAAAACCTGGAAAAGGTCAAGCGTTTTCTAGAGTAGTGTTTAAAAATCTTTTATCAGGAAAAATAATTAAAACAACTTTTAAATCTACAGATATTTTAAAAATAGCTAATATTTATGATACTAAAGTATTATATTTATATAATGATAGTTTTTTTTGGTATTTTATAGATATAAAAAACTTTAAAGAAATTATAGTTTCAAAAGAAATTATTGGTTTGAAACGTTTTTGGTTGGTTCCTCAATTAAAATGTTCTTTAACTCTCTGGAAAAAGATGGTTATTTCTATTAGTTTAAATAATTTTGTTAATTTAAAAGTAATTAAAACCATTTCTAATTTAAAAAAAAATTCAATGAATAATAGTATGAAATCAGCTATTCTTGATACTGGAATATCCGTTAAAGTTCCTTATTTTATAAATATTAATGATATCATTAAAATTGATACAAGAAATGGAAAATATGTTTCAAGAATATAA
- the dnaC gene encoding DNA replication protein DnaC gives MNNYINLIKRIKSIIPSHIKPKFKDEKDLLNWNKKKGLMSSQYILKKNKAIKMQQIFNNSGIKTLYMNCSFDNYKVFNIGQEKVLNFSKKYVKNFNNKFSNFIFSGKPGTGKNHLAAAIGNYLILNEKKFLIITIADLMSKIKKTFHKDNKYNEEYFINKLTKVDLLIIDEIGIQKESNYEKIIIHQIIDRRTSLKKSTGMLSNLNYSNLNKLLGERIIDRMKLGKSLWLNFNWNSYRLNVTGNEK, from the coding sequence ATGAATAATTATATAAATTTAATTAAACGAATTAAATCTATTATACCATCACATATTAAACCAAAATTTAAAGATGAAAAAGATTTATTAAATTGGAATAAAAAAAAAGGATTAATGTCTTCTCAATATATTTTAAAAAAAAATAAAGCAATAAAAATGCAACAAATTTTTAATAATTCAGGAATTAAAACATTATACATGAATTGTTCATTTGATAATTATAAAGTATTTAACATTGGTCAAGAAAAAGTTTTAAATTTTTCAAAAAAATATGTTAAAAATTTTAATAATAAATTTTCTAATTTTATTTTTTCAGGAAAACCAGGAACTGGAAAAAATCATTTAGCAGCAGCAATAGGAAATTATCTTATTTTAAATGAAAAAAAATTTTTAATTATTACAATTGCTGATTTAATGTCAAAAATTAAAAAAACATTTCATAAAGATAATAAATATAATGAAGAATATTTCATTAATAAATTAACTAAAGTAGATTTATTAATAATAGATGAAATAGGAATTCAAAAAGAATCCAATTATGAAAAAATTATAATACATCAAATTATAGATAGAAGAACATCATTAAAAAAATCAACTGGAATGTTATCTAATTTAAATTATTCTAATTTAAATAAATTACTTGGAGAAAGAATTATTGATCGAATGAAATTAGGAAAAAGTTTATGGTTAAATTTTAATTGGAATAGTTATCGATTAAATGTTACAGGTAATGAAAAATAA
- the rsmD gene encoding 16S rRNA (guanine(966)-N(2))-methyltransferase RsmD, translating into MKKKNILRIIGGKFKNNKIHIKHSKKLRPTPNYIRETLFNWLQQYIQDSKCLDCFAGSGILGIEAVSRHAKYVTSLEINKKNTKKIKKNLNRLKIKNIKVICVNTINWLKKKKNQYDIIFLDPPYNNSILLKKSIILLEKNKWTKKNTLIYIEKKMIQKNLKVPKNWIIKKEKNSKNIKYSIYLRK; encoded by the coding sequence ATGAAAAAAAAAAATATATTAAGAATTATTGGTGGAAAATTTAAAAATAATAAAATTCATATTAAACATTCAAAAAAATTAAGACCTACTCCAAATTATATTCGAGAAACATTATTTAATTGGTTACAACAATATATTCAAGATTCAAAATGCTTAGATTGTTTTGCTGGAAGCGGAATTCTAGGAATAGAAGCAGTATCTAGACACGCAAAATATGTAACATCTCTTGAAATTAATAAAAAAAATACAAAAAAAATAAAGAAAAATTTAAATCGATTAAAAATAAAAAATATAAAAGTAATTTGCGTTAATACAATAAATTGGTTAAAAAAAAAAAAAAATCAATATGATATTATATTTTTAGATCCTCCATATAACAATTCTATATTATTAAAAAAATCTATTATTTTATTAGAAAAAAATAAATGGACAAAAAAAAATACACTTATATATATTGAAAAAAAAATGATTCAAAAAAATTTAAAAGTTCCAAAAAATTGGATAATAAAAAAAGAAAAAAACTCTAAAAATATTAAATATTCAATTTATTTAAGAAAATAA
- the ftsY gene encoding signal recognition particle-docking protein FtsY yields MSKNKKNIFFSFIEKINFFKKSTNLKQKINKKSNSKKNHLSKKYLKTKQINTKKNNYISYFKNKFLKTKKRFNSIFKNIFLTKKIDKRFLKNLEEKLISCDISFKTTKKIINFSKKNLNKNNVKNPKEIYKCIIHKMGLILNKNLKKKINLEKLSIILLVGVNGSGKTTTAIKLSKLYQNKNKKVLVAAADTFRAAAVDQIKILCKKNNVPIFFSKLKSDPASVVYDAIKKAILEDFDILIIDTSGRLHTKVNLMNEVKKIVKVIKKNNKKGKLEIFLTIDSCNGQNSLIQAKVFNQYIRLTGLILTKFDGTSKGGIIFSISDEFSIPIRYITTGESVNDICFFKSNEFIKTIFKT; encoded by the coding sequence ATGTCAAAAAATAAAAAAAATATTTTTTTTTCATTTATAGAGAAAATAAATTTTTTTAAAAAAAGTACAAATTTAAAACAAAAAATAAATAAAAAATCCAATTCTAAAAAAAACCATTTATCTAAAAAATATTTAAAAACAAAACAAATAAATACAAAAAAAAATAATTATATTTCTTATTTTAAAAATAAATTTTTAAAAACTAAAAAACGTTTTAATTCAATTTTTAAAAATATTTTTTTAACTAAAAAAATAGATAAAAGATTTTTAAAAAATTTAGAAGAAAAATTAATATCTTGTGATATTAGTTTTAAAACTACTAAAAAAATTATAAATTTTTCTAAAAAAAATTTAAACAAAAATAATGTTAAAAATCCAAAAGAAATCTATAAATGTATTATTCATAAAATGGGATTGATTTTAAATAAAAATTTAAAAAAAAAAATAAATTTAGAAAAGTTATCTATTATATTACTTGTTGGAGTTAATGGATCAGGAAAAACAACTACTGCAATTAAATTATCTAAATTATATCAGAATAAAAATAAAAAAGTTTTAGTTGCTGCTGCTGATACTTTTCGTGCAGCTGCGGTAGATCAAATTAAAATATTATGTAAAAAAAATAATGTTCCTATATTTTTTTCAAAATTAAAATCAGATCCTGCTTCTGTTGTTTATGATGCAATAAAAAAAGCAATATTAGAAGATTTTGATATTTTAATTATTGATACTTCTGGAAGATTACATACTAAAGTTAATTTAATGAATGAAGTTAAAAAAATTGTTAAAGTTATAAAAAAAAATAATAAAAAAGGAAAATTAGAAATTTTTTTAACAATTGATTCTTGTAATGGTCAAAATTCATTAATTCAAGCAAAAGTGTTTAATCAATATATTCGTTTAACTGGATTAATTTTAACTAAATTTGATGGAACATCTAAAGGAGGAATTATTTTTTCAATATCTGATGAATTCTCTATTCCAATAAGATATATTACTACAGGAGAATCTGTTAATGATATTTGTTTTTTTAAGAGTAATGAATTTATAAAAACTATATTTAAAACGTAA
- the rpoH gene encoding RNA polymerase sigma factor RpoH, translating into MINKIKFSSIKSLSIYNTYIDSSNHLPILSADKEKKLANKFFYNGDLKSAKILILSHLRFVIRIAKNYSGYGLSQSDLVQEGNIGLMKSVKKFNPNLGVRLVSFSIYWIKSEIHEYILKNWRIVKIATTKAQRKLFFNLRKTQKKLSWFNNKEIKNIAKNLRVKNKDVIEMESRMFAQDIFLNNSSEQCDPDKSSKNIYSIPYFKEQLIDFTHKIENENWKKYIKKKLNLALSNLDLRSRNIIYLRWLNGKKKNTLQDIAKNYGISAERVRQLEKNAMKKLRLSIENK; encoded by the coding sequence ATGATTAATAAAATAAAATTTTCATCAATAAAATCATTAAGTATATATAATACTTATATTGATTCTTCTAATCATTTACCAATATTATCAGCTGATAAAGAAAAAAAATTAGCAAATAAATTTTTTTATAATGGTGATTTAAAATCTGCTAAAATTTTAATATTATCTCATTTACGTTTTGTTATTCGTATTGCTAAAAATTATTCTGGTTATGGATTATCTCAATCTGATTTAGTTCAAGAAGGAAATATTGGATTAATGAAATCTGTTAAAAAATTTAATCCAAATTTAGGAGTAAGATTAGTATCTTTTTCTATTTATTGGATTAAATCTGAAATACATGAATATATTTTAAAAAATTGGAGAATTGTTAAAATTGCTACAACAAAAGCTCAAAGAAAATTATTTTTTAATTTAAGAAAAACTCAAAAAAAATTAAGTTGGTTTAATAATAAAGAAATTAAAAATATAGCTAAAAATCTTAGAGTAAAAAATAAAGATGTAATTGAAATGGAATCTCGAATGTTTGCTCAAGATATTTTTTTAAATAATAGTTCTGAACAATGTGATCCAGACAAATCTTCTAAAAATATATACTCTATTCCTTATTTTAAAGAACAATTAATAGATTTTACTCATAAAATTGAAAATGAAAATTGGAAAAAATATATTAAAAAAAAATTAAATCTAGCTCTTTCAAATTTAGATTTAAGAAGTAGAAATATTATTTATTTACGCTGGTTAAATGGAAAAAAAAAAAATACTTTACAAGACATTGCTAAAAATTACGGTATTTCTGCAGAAAGAGTTCGTCAATTAGAAAAAAACGCAATGAAAAAATTACGTTTATCTATAGAAAATAAATAA
- the metE gene encoding 5-methyltetrahydropteroyltriglutamate--homocysteine S-methyltransferase, with amino-acid sequence MTILNHILGFPRIGIDRELKRAQENYWNNKISKKKLLKIGKKIRIKNLLTQKKMGLNYLSVGDFSWYDHVLNTTMMLGNIPKRFLNNVKKINIDTLFHVARGVSHNRESTFPSEMTKWFNTNYHYIVPEFNEYSTFNFSWNQLFLEIDEALLIKKKIKPIILGPMSYLWLGKTTSKNFDRLKLLPKILNIYKYILNYLHEKKIKWIQIDEPILSLNLSQLWKKKFIYSYNFLKGYSNKLLTTYFGNISHNLDIINSIPIEGLHIDLISGKYDLLTFNKNLSNQILLSLGIINGRNIWKSDLLKYFNLINNFKKFRKNIWIGTSCSLLHIPIDINKESQLNKKLKSCFSFAIQKCYELFLLSHALNTGNKSLIKKWILPLYYKNFLLNFNNKNKKNLFIKEKKYFRKNNYNIRFKKQKNKLNLPIFPITTIGSFPQTKELRKLRLNFKNNIIDKKKYESKIFSIIKKNIKEQEKLNIDVLVHGEPERNDMVEYFGENLNGFLFTNNGWVQSYGSRCVKPPIIVSDVSRIKPITLKWIKYAQSLTKKPVKGMLTGPVTIFLWSFSREDISDLTIVNQISLALKDEINDLEKNNINIIQIDEPALREGLPLNDDEKKEYLDWAVNSFKLSISEVKDTTQIHTHMCYCEFHDIIQSISELDVDVITIENSRSNDNLLMYFKNFNYNNSIGPGFYDIHSPNIPSKNTIFRLIKKSLKYISPEKLWINPDCGLKTRTWKEVKKSLYNLVYATQKLRLEQKN; translated from the coding sequence ATGACGATATTAAATCATATATTAGGTTTTCCTAGAATTGGAATTGATAGAGAATTAAAACGAGCTCAAGAAAATTATTGGAATAATAAAATTTCTAAAAAAAAATTATTAAAAATAGGAAAAAAAATAAGAATTAAAAATTTACTTACTCAAAAAAAAATGGGTTTAAATTATTTGTCAGTAGGTGATTTTTCATGGTATGATCATGTTTTAAACACAACAATGATGTTAGGAAATATTCCAAAAAGATTTTTAAATAATGTAAAAAAAATAAATATTGATACATTATTTCATGTTGCTCGAGGTGTATCTCATAATAGAGAATCTACTTTTCCTTCTGAAATGACTAAATGGTTTAATACAAATTATCATTACATTGTTCCTGAATTTAATGAATATAGTACATTTAATTTTTCTTGGAATCAATTATTTTTAGAAATTGATGAAGCGTTATTAATAAAAAAAAAAATAAAACCAATTATATTAGGACCTATGTCATATCTTTGGTTAGGAAAAACAACTTCTAAAAATTTTGATAGATTAAAATTATTACCTAAAATTTTAAATATTTATAAATATATTTTAAATTATTTACATGAAAAAAAAATAAAATGGATTCAAATTGATGAACCAATTTTATCTTTAAATTTATCTCAATTATGGAAGAAAAAATTTATATATAGTTATAATTTTTTAAAAGGTTATTCAAATAAATTATTAACAACATATTTTGGAAATATTTCACATAATTTAGATATTATTAATTCAATTCCTATTGAGGGTCTACATATAGATTTAATTTCTGGAAAATATGATTTGTTAACTTTTAATAAAAATTTATCAAATCAAATACTTTTATCTTTAGGTATTATTAATGGAAGAAATATTTGGAAATCGGATTTATTAAAATATTTTAATTTAATTAATAATTTTAAAAAATTTAGAAAAAATATTTGGATTGGAACATCATGTTCATTATTACATATTCCAATAGATATTAATAAAGAATCTCAATTAAATAAAAAATTAAAAAGTTGTTTTTCTTTTGCTATACAAAAATGTTATGAATTATTTTTATTAAGTCATGCTTTAAATACAGGAAATAAAAGTTTAATAAAAAAATGGATTTTACCATTATATTATAAAAATTTTTTATTAAATTTTAATAATAAAAATAAAAAAAATTTATTTATTAAAGAAAAAAAATATTTTAGAAAAAATAATTATAATATTCGTTTTAAAAAACAAAAAAATAAATTAAATTTACCTATTTTCCCAATTACTACTATTGGTTCTTTCCCTCAAACAAAAGAGTTAAGAAAATTAAGATTAAATTTTAAAAATAATATTATTGATAAAAAAAAATATGAATCAAAAATATTTTCTATTATAAAAAAAAATATTAAAGAACAAGAAAAGTTAAATATAGATGTTTTAGTTCATGGAGAACCAGAAAGAAATGATATGGTTGAATATTTTGGAGAAAATTTAAATGGTTTTTTATTTACAAATAATGGATGGGTTCAAAGTTATGGTTCAAGATGTGTAAAACCTCCAATTATTGTTAGTGATGTGTCTCGAATTAAACCTATTACTTTGAAATGGATTAAATATGCTCAATCTTTAACAAAAAAACCAGTAAAAGGTATGTTAACAGGTCCTGTAACTATATTTTTATGGTCATTTTCAAGAGAAGATATTTCAGATTTAACTATTGTAAATCAAATTTCTTTAGCTTTGAAAGATGAAATAAATGATTTAGAAAAAAATAATATAAATATTATACAAATAGACGAACCAGCTTTAAGAGAAGGTTTGCCATTGAACGATGATGAGAAAAAAGAATATCTTGATTGGGCTGTTAATTCTTTTAAATTAAGTATTTCTGAAGTAAAAGATACAACTCAAATTCATACTCATATGTGTTATTGCGAATTTCATGATATTATTCAATCTATATCAGAGTTAGATGTAGATGTAATTACGATTGAAAATTCAAGATCAAATGACAATCTATTAATGTATTTTAAAAATTTTAACTATAACAATAGCATTGGACCTGGATTTTATGATATTCATTCCCCTAATATTCCTTCTAAAAACACTATATTTCGATTAATTAAAAAATCATTAAAATATATTTCACCTGAAAAATTGTGGATTAATCCGGATTGTGGATTAAAAACACGAACTTGGAAAGAAGTTAAAAAATCTTTATATAATTTAGTTTATGCAACACAAAAATTAAGATTAGAACAAAAAAATTAA
- a CDS encoding HU family DNA-binding protein gives MNKSQLVEIIAKKSLISKIKAKNILDTILSEITKSLKHEENVQLVGFGTFKINKRSARTGRNPKTGKEIQILATKVPSFISGKTLKEAVK, from the coding sequence ATGAATAAATCACAATTAGTAGAAATTATAGCAAAAAAATCTTTAATTTCAAAAATTAAAGCTAAAAATATATTAGATACAATATTATCTGAAATAACTAAATCTCTTAAACATGAAGAAAATGTACAATTAGTTGGATTTGGAACATTTAAAATTAATAAAAGATCCGCTCGTACTGGAAGAAATCCAAAGACTGGAAAAGAAATACAAATACTAGCTACAAAAGTTCCTTCTTTTATTTCTGGAAAAACATTAAAAGAAGCTGTAAAGTAA